In Setaria viridis chromosome 5, Setaria_viridis_v4.0, whole genome shotgun sequence, the genomic stretch ACATATACTGCTGCACTGGTAACAGCAGCAACAATTGCGGATCCACCGACTATTCGAGGTTTTTCAAGCAGAGTTGCCCGGATGCGTACAGCTATCCAAAGGATGATAGCACCAGCACATTCACTTGTCCAACCGGAACCGACTATCTGGTTATATTCTGCCCCCCGATCAACATGTCAGATTCAGCATTGCCACCAGATGCAAATCCACCTGCACCTATTGCTACTGAGCCACCTGCCACAAATCCGATTGCACCTATTTCTACTGAGCCAACACAGATAAATTCCTCATCCTATGCAAGAAGAAGAGTTTTTGCTGTGATTCTAGGTTCCGTAGGAAGTTTGATTCTACTCACCGTATTCATCACTTTCTTCGCATATAAAAAAAGGACACGGCGACGCCAGGAGATGAAGGAAGAGGCTGAAGAGTTTGGGGAACTACTAGGAGCGCCTACCAGGTTCACATTTCAGCAGCTACAAGAGGCAACGAGTCAATTCAGAGACAAGATTGGAGAAGGGGGATTTGGGTCTGTCTTTGAGGGACGATACGGGGAGGAAAGGATTGCGGTAAAACGTTTGGATGGAGCTGGTCAGGGGAAGAGAGAATTTTTGGCAGAGGTTCAGACAATTGGCAACATTCATCATATCAATTTGGTGAGGCTGATAGGCTTCTGTGCAGAGAAATCATACAGGCTTCTGGTATGAGTATATGCCCAAAGGGTCCTTGGACAAGTGGATCTATTACCAACATGACAGTAGCACTGCTCCTCTGGATTGGCAAACACGACGCAAGATTATTACTCAAATAGCTAAGGGTCTCTCTTATCTTCATGAGGAGTGCATGAAGAGGATTGCCCATTTAGACGTCAAACCACAAAATATTCTCTTAGATGAAAACTTCAATGCTAAACTTTCTGATTTTGGATTATGCAAGCTCATTGATCGGGATAAGAGCCAAGTGATCACAAGAATGAGAGGCACACCTGGATATTTAGCTCCCGAGTGGTTGACCTCCCAAATCACAGAAAAAGCTGATGTTTATAGCTTTGGCGTTGTGGCCATGGAAATCATCAGTGGTAGAAAGAATCTTGACACTTCACGATCTGAAGAGAACATACATCTTATTACCCTACTGGAAGAAAAAGTGAAGAGTGATGAGTTAGCAGATTTGATTGACAAGCACAGTACTGATATGCAAGTACACAAGCAAGAAATAGTGGACATGATGAAACTTGCAATGTGGTGTTTACAAATTGAACCCAAAAGAAGGCCTCAAATGTCTGAGGTGATCAAAGTCTTGGAAGGTCACATGAACGCAGAAAGCAATATTGATCATAACTTTGTCGCAACAAGTCAAACAATGTTCGGTATTTCTGAAAATACAGGTTCCTCAGACCCACCTCAAGCCTCATATTTATCAGCCCCGAGATGAAATGGGATAACTGTGAGAAGTTACGCACAGAAGATATGTGTGTCTAGGAAAAGCCATTATCTGTTGTATTTTCTTTTCCAAATCTTGTGCTAGCTTGTCGGTTTAATTATTTTGTTTGGTTTCCCATTGTAACACAAATCTGTTTGAATTCTTACAGTTCTTTTAAAAGTTACAAGACAGTTTCAAAATGCCAAGATGAACAGGCTTAAAGCAAATTGGGAGTTGGGTTCCCAATCTCCAAAATGCTGAGGGGGGAAAAGCAGTACTGGTATATAAGTGGGTCATAATGCATATTCTCCTAAATATTTCCAGACATGGATTTTCTACTGAAATTAAGCTTCCTGTTCTAGCCGTGTAGCGCGCAAGTGTAGCGGCCTTGCTGTTGTGGGGATTAATCTCCATTGCAAACCTTGATTATTTGTAACGAGTAACTCCTAAACAGTTGCACAACGAGTTAACTATGACCTAATTGCTCAATCCATGAGAGTGAGCAATCGGAAGGCAGGAGACGCTCACCTTAGTAACGCAGAGGAGGAACGCCGCGATGGATGTGGTGCCCTGAACTGAAGGGCCTCCTTTGGTGGTGAGTGATGAGGACTGACGGCGTCCCAGGGGCGCCTGAGAGGATGAGAAGCAGCGATCCTCCAGCAGCACGGCATAGCGGCACCACACTGAAGGAGAGCAGACCGTCCAGatcccggccgtcgccgccccggtcgGAGCACCGGCAAGCTGGGAAGGACGCGTGTGCGgtgggaggaaggggatgaTGGCCGGATGGATGGGCTCCGTGGGTCTGGGCTGAGACACTCCACAGTTGAATGGGCTGGGCTCCCACGGATTATGACCCAGCAAGCAGCCCATCAAAGCTCGGCCAACAGCGTGGGCCTCTATTCATAAAGGAGTGTCTTAATATGTTTTTCGAGTACCTTGGCTTAAATTTTGATACGGTAGATCGAAATGGTGGCGCCGCAGCATCGAAAGTACTGTTAAAAGAGTGTCTTACTATTCAGTGCGTCTAACCCATTCTTGCGTCAACAATCGGTGTCGTGCCATGAGCCCATTTTATTAGTTTGTGCTAAGAGCCATCACGAGGAGTCAggggttcaggtttgtttgtcACGGTAGCATGTTTGGATTGAGTCTCGAGAAAACTGCGTGTGCCAGGCACAGGCAGCTCATCCAAGCGCTGGCAGCCTGTTTGGCTGGGCTGAAAAAGTCCGGCTGGGCTGTTTAGCCTAGCCGTTCGGCTGCTCGACTGCAGCTGTTCGGCTGCCCACCGACGGTTTCACGCGTCATTTTCTCTCCCTCTTGCCTTCTGCCCTTATCCACTTCGCTCTCCCTCTCGCCCGCTCTCTCGCTCTCGCTCGTTCTCTACCGTCGTCGGTCCCTCCTGCTCCGTccccggcggcctcctccctccgtcAAGTAGATCCAGCATGGGTGGCCTTTTCCTCACCGGCACCGGACCATTCGCCCCCACCGCGTCCTCCATTGTCTACCCACAGCGCCATGCACCCGGGGTGAACGTGGCCGCCAGGGATCCAGGTCGCCGCCCAAAACGGCAGCTAGGATCCGGGCTCTCGGCTGCCGCAGCCTTCGCcgtgctcccccccccccccccccggctgcCAACTCGAGCAACAGGTCCTCACTCAGATCTACCATCCGCCACATCCCAGCCGTGCTGCCGCCATACCCTGACGAAGCCCCCCATTTACATCCAGGTACTCCCCGTTTTTCTAGCAGTTTTACCGCCATAGGTTTCTTGCTCAAGCGGAATTTGTGGTAGCGATAGTGGAGGTGCTGGTTTGGGTGCTTAACTCACGTATTTTGGATTCTTTCGCGATTGAGTCTGGGACATCTCTGCACCTTTGTAGCATCGGTAGGGTTGGTTGTAGTATTAGGGTGCTGTTTCGGTTGACATTGCCTGCATAATCTGAATCTTTGCAAATATACTACTCTTCCGTTTGTTCTTGGGATGCAAACCTTTGCTGATCCTGAGTTCATTTTCCCCTGTATTTGCAGTTTGATGGTTCAGATTCAGTTGGGTAGCATAATAAATTCTTGATTTTGTTCAGGTAAGTCCTGCCTTGATTATTCAACAGTTCCTCACTTATGCTTATTCAATCCTGGTTTAGTGCTGCTTTGCCTGTATTTATAAAGTTTGATAGCTGCTTTCAAGAAAGGTACATTTTTGTCAAGCTGCTGCTGCGTTGCTGTTGTGTGTCGTTTTGCATTGGAAACATTTGTTTACTGTTGCTACTTGGGTACACGCCTTAGTATTTTACTTTGATGTTCTACTTTGAAAATTAGCCATGTGTTTAGAACATGAGTTCATAATTAGTCATCTTGGCGTTAGCTACTGCAAGTATAGAATAATGTTCTATCCATGAGATGTTTGCTCATACTATAAACCCGAGCATCTATTCTCTTCTTACTGATCCGAGGCATTTGGCACATGGAGTGATGGTTACAAATTGATAGTAAATGCTCCATTCCTGGTACAAATAAGTACTCTATTTGGTACTCCAGCAGCTACAAATGCTACTGGTTTGGTGGCTTCAAATGTGATGTATGTTTTTCCTGAAATATGCAAGGCAACCTCATTCTACAATGTTGTTGTTGCACTGCTGCTTCACCACTGTGTTATCCTCATGCTTGTGTTTCCATTCTTGCTTGTAGCTTATGTAAATGCCTTTTTAGGTTTTTCCTATAGTTAACAGTATATGCTCCAGCCACTGAATGTAATGTTATATCTTCTGCTTGGTCAGGACCTTGAGCTACATTTCACTGACAGAAAGCTTAGCATCTGGTTCAGGCCAACCTTCACTCTGTCACTGTAAGTTTTGTAAGTCTATGGTTTATGCATGTGGTGCCTATTATTGGATTAATAAACACATTGTGGTCCTTTACGAATATTCTATTGTCCAGTTCCTATCCTTGTTGAAAAGCAAAGCAAATATGTTATGTGCCTGGTTCTGAAACATGGTGGTGTCACATGTCTATTTCATATATAGTTCTTTTTATTTGTTCAGAGAGTACATTTGTTTTGTTAGTTTGGATTCTTTTGTTTAGTTATTTGTTTCATTAGCAGGGCTTATTTGTTCTATTGTAGATTTATCCTACTCATCCAAGTCAATGGGTATGGTAATTTGTCTTTTTAATCAAGTAAAGATATCACATAAGGTTGATTGAAACTGATGTTCTAATTCAATTTGTTCAGCATTTAGCATGATAGTGGCCATGTTGATGAAGTTAGCACTTTTGTGCATTATGCTTACAGCATGTTCTTCAACTGAACTTTGCAAACCATTAACCAACAAACTAAGGAACAATGAtctatctgtttttttttcacctaTGCAGGCGTCTGCTAGAAGCTTGGTAGCAGCCCACCCTTGACGAACTCACAACAgtgcccacactggcatcgtcATCCACTTCTTCGTGCTCTTCCCCACCAGTCTGTCTGTACAATTTCCGTCACAAACGCGCTAAGACAGTTGCTAGGGCAAGTGACATTCAACACTGTTGAGTTCGACTACTTCTATGCCTCCTGCTTTTGCTTCTTTGTTACAATAAAATTGCAGTTGCTGCCTACTGAGAATATGCATTGTACGACTGGGCTCAGATGGCTTGCAGCTGTGCCAACTGGGACGAGGCGATGACGAAAACATTCTTGGACCTCTGCATTGATGAGAAGAACCAATTGAATTGGAGCAACAAGTACCTAACTAAGTTAGGATGGTAGCACATCTACTGCAACTTCAAACAATAGACTGGTTTGAatttgggcagcaagcagctATAGAATAAGCTGAACACCATGTGAAGATCGTTCTTGAGTTGGAGGGACTTGCAAGTTCAATTAGGCTTAGGCCGTGACAAACACACTAGTGAAGTTGCTGCTGATTCCACATTTTTGGCTGCCGATGAAGGGGTACGTCCTTTCACATTACCAGTACTTATTGCTCATGCTCTGTCGACCAACAATTTTTTTCCTAACATGTACTATTCTCAACTACAGGAAACCAGTGCTGGTGCTGCCCGGACGAGTTCTGCTAAACCACCCCCATTCCTTGACGAACTGTACATGTTGTTCGGCCACACCACCCAAGATAGGGGAACCTTGCTAATGGCAGGAGGTGTTCGTGAGGCAACACCCAGCGTGGGGACTAAGGACAATGCACCTGACTTTTACCTAGACCCCATGGCTGCTAGCAGTGCTCATAACTTGTCTAAAAGGCTAACCCGGGAAATCTCTGTTGATAGTcctccaaaaaagaaaagtggcAGCTTGGAGGACTATGTCAGAGAACTTTCCAAAACTGTGGCAATGAGAAGTCAGAAATGTGGCAGCCGTGAGCAGGAGGAGCTGGACCGTGCAATGCAACTTATAGAAGAAGATGGTATCGAGGAGGGGTCTGAGCTGTACTGCTAGGCATTATATTTATGCAAGAATGCAATGTATCGAAGGGCCTTCACGAAGATGAAAATCAAAGAGGGCTGACTGAATTGGATCCAATTCAACTGGGATAGGGAGAACAAGTAGTCCAGTGTGGCATGAGTTGGTTTTATTGTAGTGTTGTGTACTGATAGTTTCAAACAATAATGTCTTAGCATGTAACGTGTCTTGTGGCATGAACAATGTGTTGTACTGCATGTCAAATTTTTCCAAGTTCAATGTGCCCCGTGATCTGTACTGCATGTGCATCTATTTTTGACTTATGTCAAAATGCTTGTGATTTGCATTGCATGTTGATCAGTGACGAGGAAGTTTGATGTTGGTTGTCATTGTGCCGTGAACAGGAAGGTGGGAAGGCCAATTGAGGACCTCAGTAGGCATCCAGGGAGGAGGACTGGTAAGTTGTCTGGGCATCCAGGGAGGAGGATAGGGAGGACAGGGAAGTTGTCCAGGCATCTAGGGAGGATAGGGACGACAGTTGACAGGTTTGAAACAGTTTCCTCTGTAAATTGTGGTGGTACCTTTAGTGTGTAGGTTTGGATGACTGATCCATTACTATCTATTCCTATGCACAGGTTGCTTGAATTATGAGCAGCGCTGAGGAATCAAACAGTGACACTGGCAGTGATGCTAGCTCCATCGTGTACCAGCTGGCGAGTGTAGCACCAGCTGTAGCAGCATATGTAGCCGTGAACAGAAGTCCACCTCCTGTGCTGAACCCACCAGTGGAGTTGCCACGCATGACCGGACGTCAATGGGTTGAGTTGAATATGTGGGAAAGGTGGAGGTGCTACAACAATTTTCGTATGTATCCTGACGCATTCCTTCAGTTGCATGATATCTTGGTTAACAATCATGGCCTGCAATCATCATAAGGGGTAGAATCTATTGAGGCTTTAGGTATGTTCGTCTGGGCTTGTGCGACACAACAGGCTTCTCatcaaattagagatagatttgagcggagtttggacacagttagtaggaagatggcTCATGTGTCAGATGTAATGTTCTCATTTGCACAGACGGTTATCGCTCCAAAGAATCCGTCGTACTCCAAGGTTAATCATAGACTGAACCCATatgcaccgttctttgatgggtgtGTAGGTGCTCTAGATGAAACTCATGTTCCCGTACAAATCAGGCGTGAGTCATGTTTGGACTTCATTAATAGGAAAGGGTGGACAAGCTTTAATGTGTTAGCGATAGTGGATATGGACATGTGGTTCACATATGTAGGAGCGAGGAGGGTAGGGTCCAGTCATGATATGTCGGTGTTGCAGGAGTGTATGGAGACACTGAACTAcccacatccacctccaggtaTGGTACTTGCCTAATTATGCTCATGAAGCAACAATTGTAAAAGTGGTGCACTAATGGTGAATATGTTTGATGTTGTGTAGGAAGGTATTATCTGGTGGACTCGGGTTACGCAGTTCGTGAAGGCTATCTGGGGTCATATCAAAGTACGAGGTACCATTtggaggagtttagcagaagAGCGGCTGAAAGTTTGGCACCATTCAAGTCTTCGCAATGTTGTGGAACGAGCTTTTGGCGTGCTCAAATTCAGGTGGCATATTTTGCGGCAAGTACCATTCTATGATCGAGAGAGGCAAACGAAAATCGTTATTGCTTGCTTTGCACTCCACAATTATTTGCTCAACCATGCCGATGCAAGTACTGTAGATACGAACATGGCGCGAACTCCGGACTACGGGGTGTTCGCATGGGTGGCAGCAAATGCTACTCCTGATATGGCAAGTGTACGAGATTGGATCGCGGCAGGAATCTCATTGATGTAGATGTATGCctatgtgtgtttgtttgtgctATATGTTGTATGTAAGCAATTTGTGCGCAATTTATTATTGTAGTGTGTGGTATATGTTGTACGTAAGTAACTTCgtcaaaaatttgaatttcaaatgtACAAGCGCAGCAGTAGCAAAAACAGCGAGAAGCAGGGGAAGAGGAAGCAAGCAGCGCTGGCCAGCTGCAGCTAGCAGCAGATTGCAGCCGCAGCCAGGCAGCCAGCAGCGCAGCCAGCTGCCGAACGGGCTGTGGATTTCCTCTGCGTGGTGTCAGGATCGCTGCATGGTCAAGACCCCATCCAAACAAGAGGGTAGAGCTTGTCGGACGGCGAGCAGAGGTagccgcagctcgccggagaaTCAGGACGATACCGACGATGCTTCGgagtgtttggttctttagtccggattaaagttcatgtcacatcgaatattcgaatgttaattaggaggactaaacatgagctaattataaaactaattagaggctaattcacgatacgaatctattaagcctaattaatccatcattagcacatgtttactgtagcaccatattgtcaaatcatgaactaattaggtttaatagattcatcttgcaaattagccACCAACTATGAAATTgcttttataattagtctatgtttaatactcctaattagtatctaaacatttgacgTGATAGGAATTTTAAGAGCACCTAAAGAACTAAACGGGACCTTCATTGTGTGCATGCATGGTTGGGACCTGGAAGTTGGAATAGATGTGTCGGATATGGTGATCGCTGATCAATCAGTTTCAGTGTCTGCTGAGTGCTGAGTGCTGACCAAAATATTCGAGGCCAAGAATCTGGTATAAACAACACTGCAGCAGCACAGCTGGACGAAAAAGACCATCCTCTTGCAATTCTAAAATCTGAAAGTAATGCACCAGCCATGCTTAACCAGATCTCCATAACAAATGTGTAAACACAGCCACAAGCCACTGGTTGTAGTGGATCCTGGAGATGCTCACCTCAAGCACGAATGCCGAATGACAATATGGGTTTACAGAGCTTGACCATGCATATCAGTGTCATAAAAAAATTTCGTGCTTGTAATAATCTAGCTAGGTTGTTTCAGAAAATAATCTAGCTAGATTATAGTTTAAGTATAGTAGTCCAGTCCTGAAGAAAACTCCAGACATAATAATCAACGTCACAATCACGAAGCTCCTTGATGAATGAGACTTCTTCTTGGACCATAGTTGACGGCACGGTTGGGCAGTCAAAGCGCCAAAGCCTGGAGCTGGTTCCGGGCGTCTGCATTTGAACATGCGCCGTAAGTGTTGAagctttttttccccctctccACCTCATCATCTATATTGCGGTGGTGGTCGCTCCAGAACTGCAGGCCTCTGAAAGATAAACACTCGATACAGTCACCTGATATACTAGTAAGTTGTTAAACTGTCATAATACTACCTACAGTCATCTTTATTTGACATTTCATACGGCAAATTTGACTTGCGTGTAGTTTTTCTTGCTAGTGTGAAACATCAATTAAAACTGACTGGAGTACTACGTTAAGAAATAAGCAGTATCATGAGATGGATGTTTTTATTGACATAAACCCTCCTTTTGTTTACATAGTTTTCAACAAGAAAATTGTTAGTCAACAATTTGCAggtagagtaattattaattagtTTTGAGTGTGCAGTACTTTGGAAATAACATGTAAACAAGCTCCACAAGTAAGTCCAGCCTACTTTGGAAATAACATGTAAACAAGTTCCACAAGTAGTCCAGCCAAGTCAAATTATTCTGAGGGGACAGGAGCACTCTTCAATATGGTTAGGTCCTTGACCAAATTATTGTGATTGACCATAGACCAGTTCAACACACAAATCTTCTGCACATTGGAATGCTTCTTTATCTAGCGCCCatcatttgttttcttcttgtCACGATCACAAAGCCACAGCCATGGTACCTAGAATTCCATTGAAGTAGACCAAGGCAAGAAATTCACAACACGAATGGCCATGACGGTTACCTCGTTGAATCTCCACCTTCTGCCCCTATTCCTACTTCTCCTACCAGTCACCACCAATGGCGACTCCACGTTTAACATCACCAACTGATGCCCCTACACTGTGTGGCCGGCTGCTTGGCCAGTGGGTGGGGGGCGGCAGCTCGACCCTGGGGAGTCATGGATCCTCAACATGCTGGCTGGCACCAAAGGTGGGCGTGTGTGGCCGCGCACGGGCTGCTCATTCAAGGGCGGCAGGAACGGGTCATGCCAAACAGGTGACTGCGGTGGCATGCTCTCTTGCAAAATCAGTGGCCAGCCACCCATCACAACTGCTGAGTTCACACTTGGAGTGGGGAACACAACAGATTACTTCAACATATCCCTTGTCGATGGCTTTAACGTGCCCATGGATTTCCTTCCGATGCCAACCAACATACAACAGGGAGTACAAGGGTGCAGCAGGGGGCCTCGATGCGCAGCCAACATAACATCCCAGTgcccaaaagatttgaaggcaCCAGGGGGTTGCAACAGCGCGTGCACGGTGCTCGAGGACAAAGACAAGTATTGCTGCATCAGGAATAGCAACAACACTTGCGAACCCACCACCTACTCATTGGTGTTCGTAAGGATGTGCCCCGATGCATACAGCTATTCCAGGGATGATAGCTCGAGCACCACGTTCACTTGTCCCTCAGGCACCAACTATCAGGTCGTCTTCTGTCCCTCAAACGACATTTCAGCTTCACCTCCAGCTACAAATCCTCATGCACCTACTGGTACTGGGTCATTGACCTTCCCAAGAAGCAGAGTTTTAAGCGTGGTTCTAGGTTCCATAGGCATTTTGGTAGTACTTGTGGTATTTATCACTTTCTTTGCATATAAACTAAGAAAACAGCGACACCAGGAGATgcaggaagaggatgaagagttTGGGGAGCTACCAGGAATGCCAACTAGGTTCACATTTCAGCAGCTACAAGAAGCAACCGACCAATTCAGGTACAAGCTTGGGGAAGGAGGATTTGGGTCTGTTTTCGAGGGGCAATATGGCGAAGAAAGAATTGCAGTTAAACGTTTGGATCGAGCTGGTCAGGGTAAGAGAGAATTTTTAGCAGAGGTTCAGACAATCGGCAGCATTCATCACATTCATCTGGTGAGGCTGATCGGTTTCTGTGCAGAGAAATTACATAGGCTTTTGGTGTATGAGTATATGCCCAAAGGGTCCTTAGACAGGTGGATCTTTAACTCACATGACAGTGATGCTCCCTCACTGGACTGGCAAACTAGACGCAAGGTTATTACTCACATTGCTAAGGGTCTATGTTATCTACATGAGGAGTGTATGAAGAGGATTGCTCACTTGGATGTCAAACCACAAAACATCCTCTTAGATGAAAACTTCAATGCTAAACTTTCTGATTTCGGATTAAGTAAGCTCATTGATCGGGATAAGAGCCAAGTGATTACAAGAATGAGAGGCACACCTGGATATTTAGCTCCTGAGTGGTTGACATCCCAAATCACAGAAAAAGCCGATGTCTATAGCTTTGGCGTTGTGGTCATGGAAATCATCAGCGGTAGAAAGAATCTTGACACTTTACGATCTGAAGAGAGCATACATCTTATTACCTTACTGGAAGAAAAAGTGAAGAGTGATGAGTTAGCAGATTTGATTGACAAGAACAGTACTGATATGCAAGTACACAAGCAAGAAATAGTGGACATGATGAAACTTGCAATGTGGTGTTTACAAATTGAACCCAAAAGAAGGCCTCAAATGTCTGAGGTGATCAAAGTCTTGGAAGGTCACATGAACGTAGAAAGCAATATTGATTATAACTTTGTTGCAACAAATCAAACTATGTTTGGTATTGCAGAAAATACAGGTTCCTCAGACCCACCTCAAGCCTCATATTTATCAGGCCCCAGGTGAAATGAGGGCAACTGTGAGAATTTAGTAGCCTTATAGCCTAGATTATGCGCAGAAGATATGTGCATCTAGGAAAAGCCATTCTCTGTTGTATTTTGTTTTCCAAGTCACTACAATCCTAAAGCCCTATATATTTTGCTTGGTTTCCTGTTGTAACACAAATCTCTTTGGAGTTTGGAGGTCTTGCAGATGTTTGAAATTTATAACACGTTTCAAAATGCTAATATGCACAGCCTTAAAGCAAATTGGGAGTTGGGTTCCCATAAGGGTCATATTGCATACTCTCCTAAGTATTTCCAGCCATGGATTTGTACTAAAATTAAGTTTTCTGCTCTAACCGGGTAATCTAAACAATCCTTGATTTATCCCTAACGAATAACTTTATACAACTGCACGATGAATTAGCTATCATCTCATTGCTCGACATGCAAAGTGAGCAATCGGAAGGCAGGAGATACTCACCTTAATCAATGCAGAGAAAGAAGGTGGCGACGGATGAGGTTGCAGGCGCTCCCGCCCCGTGGGTGGCCGCCTGtccgcgggggagggggggggggggggggttgttgtGGGTGGGTGGCACCCTGAGAGGACGAGAAGCAGCGAGCCTCCATCGGCACGGCATAGCGGCGGCACGTGCGAGGAGAGCACCGTCCAGATCGGAGATCGCCGCCACGGTCGGACCACCGCGGCACAGActgaggaggaagacgacagTCTGGCCTGAGACACTCACAGTTGACTTGGGCTAGGCTCCCTTGCTTGAAATAATGGGAGTGGGCCTTGTTCGTCCATGCACGGACGACCCAACAAGTAGCCCAGAGCCCACCAAAACTCGGCCGATAGATATAGAGCGCGGGGAACGATTATACACGCACGCATCGGTTTGGCGACACGATTTTTGTGCCTATGGTACTTTGACCAAACAGTATATCCCCTCATCCTCTAAAAAGATATTAAAAcactcttgtttttttttatccaatgagaaattttttttggggAATCACAGCTGCCGTATTGCCACTTTGCCAGCCTGAACATTTCATGATTTGTGAAGTATCGAGGTTGAGGACATTTACAGCAGAGTTCGAGCATCTACAAATGTAAAACGTGAAAGTTAGAATTGTCTCCACGGACCAATCAATAACAACTGATGCATACAATATCCACTGGATTCAGGTTACAGTACGACGATTGTTATTTGGGGTAGTAGCTGTTGGCTTGCGAGTTGGGCCAAGCCCATTCTAGCGAAGGCAGCATCCAGTGGTCCAGCAATCATCTTCCACGACAGAGTGAGCCGCTCAGTCGAGGTGGCGTGGCTTAGGGGCATTAGGGCCAACGACGTCGGGACGCTGCTCCAGGGCGGGCAGGCGTCGTCAGGGGGCGGCCTGGTGTCGTCGGGGCGCAACTTCGGGCCGCGCCACCTCGACTGAG encodes the following:
- the LOC117858109 gene encoding zeamatin-like yields the protein MQSNPQHNMATLSSSWALHLLPFFLLLPAGSAITFSISNRCSYTIWPAAVPGGGVQLNPGETWALDLKASTTGRVWPRTGCSFGAGNGSCQTGDCGGVLSCTSSGQPPHTIAEFSLGGQTDFFDISLLDGFNVPMDFLPVPTNRQGGKGCSKGPRCATNITPQCPAELKAPGGCNNACTVFNEDIYCCTGNSSNNCGSTDYSRFFKQSCPDAYSYPKDDSTSTFTCPTGTDYLVIFCPPINMSDSALPPDANPPAPIATEPPATNPIAPISTEPTQINSSSYARRRVFAVILGSVGSLILLTVFITFFAYKKRTRRRQEMKEEAEEFGELLGAPTRFTFQQLQEATSQFRDKIGEGGFGSVFEGRYGEERIAVKRLDGAGQGKREFLAEVQTIGNIHHINLVRLIGFCAEKSYRLLV
- the LOC117858078 gene encoding probable receptor-like protein kinase At5g20050 codes for the protein MLAGTKGGRVWPRTGCSFKGGRNGSCQTGDCGGMLSCKISGQPPITTAEFTLGVGNTTDYFNISLVDGFNVPMDFLPMPTNIQQGVQGCSRGPRCAANITSQCPKDLKAPGGCNSACTVLEDKDKYCCIRNSNNTCEPTTYSLVFVRMCPDAYSYSRDDSSSTTFTCPSGTNYQVVFCPSNDISASPPATNPHAPTGTGSLTFPRSRVLSVVLGSIGILVVLVVFITFFAYKLRKQRHQEMQEEDEEFGELPGMPTRFTFQQLQEATDQFRYKLGEGGFGSVFEGQYGEERIAVKRLDRAGQGKREFLAEVQTIGSIHHIHLVRLIGFCAEKLHRLLVYEYMPKGSLDRWIFNSHDSDAPSLDWQTRRKVITHIAKGLCYLHEECMKRIAHLDVKPQNILLDENFNAKLSDFGLSKLIDRDKSQVITRMRGTPGYLAPEWLTSQITEKADVYSFGVVVMEIISGRKNLDTLRSEESIHLITLLEEKVKSDELADLIDKNSTDMQVHKQEIVDMMKLAMWCLQIEPKRRPQMSEVIKVLEGHMNVESNIDYNFVATNQTMFGIAENTGSSDPPQASYLSGPR